A single genomic interval of Streptomyces graminofaciens harbors:
- a CDS encoding TetR/AcrR family transcriptional regulator, with amino-acid sequence MAGRTRRDEQVGATREALLDAAERLFAEHGVHAVANRQISLAAGQGNNAAVSYHFGTKADLVRAIVRRHAERIEVGRSRMMADIGDSTELRDWVACAVRPVTEHVEALGVPSWYARFIAQVTADPALRALTTSEFAAASPSIPTLQQGMGRCLPELPAEVRDERAAMSRHLITMMTAERERALADNSPTSRATWRGTANGLIDAVVALWQAPVTRED; translated from the coding sequence ATGGCCGGCAGGACGAGGCGGGACGAACAGGTCGGCGCGACCCGCGAGGCGCTCCTCGACGCGGCGGAACGGCTCTTCGCCGAACACGGCGTGCACGCGGTCGCCAACCGTCAGATCAGTCTGGCCGCCGGTCAGGGCAACAACGCCGCGGTCAGCTACCACTTCGGCACCAAGGCCGACCTGGTACGCGCCATCGTCCGCAGACACGCCGAGCGGATCGAGGTCGGCCGCAGCCGCATGATGGCCGACATCGGCGACTCCACCGAGCTGCGCGACTGGGTCGCCTGCGCGGTCCGCCCGGTCACCGAACACGTGGAGGCCCTGGGCGTCCCCAGTTGGTACGCCCGCTTCATCGCCCAGGTCACGGCCGACCCGGCACTGCGTGCTCTCACGACCTCGGAGTTCGCGGCAGCCTCGCCCTCGATACCCACGCTGCAGCAGGGCATGGGCCGCTGCCTGCCCGAGCTGCCGGCCGAGGTGCGCGACGAACGCGCGGCGATGTCCCGTCACCTGATCACGATGATGACCGCCGAGCGCGAGCGTGCTCTCGCGGACAACAGTCCGACATCCCGGGCCACTTGGCGCGGGACCGCGAACGGCCTGATCGACGCCGTCGTCGCCCTGTGGCAGGCACCGGTCACACGCGAGGACTGA
- a CDS encoding MarR family winged helix-turn-helix transcriptional regulator has protein sequence METTPRWLDAEERRAWLAYIDFSTLLADYLNRQLRRDAGMTHADYVLLAILSSAPERSLGMSELARQLRITRSRLTHAVNRLSEDGLVDRREDPADGRGQLAVLTDAGYALLEQVAPGHVEAVRRAVFDALTPEQVRQFAEIGEAIGDALQRVETAGADPAVLPWRRR, from the coding sequence ATGGAAACGACGCCCCGCTGGCTGGATGCCGAGGAACGACGGGCCTGGCTGGCCTACATCGACTTCTCCACCCTGCTCGCCGACTATCTGAACCGGCAGTTGCGGCGGGACGCCGGCATGACGCACGCCGACTACGTACTGCTGGCCATCCTGTCCTCGGCGCCCGAGCGAAGCCTCGGTATGTCGGAGCTGGCCCGGCAGCTGAGGATCACTCGCAGCCGGCTGACCCACGCGGTGAACCGGCTGAGCGAGGACGGGCTCGTCGACCGGCGCGAGGACCCCGCGGACGGGCGAGGTCAGCTCGCCGTGCTCACCGACGCGGGGTACGCCCTGCTGGAGCAGGTCGCCCCCGGACATGTGGAGGCCGTGCGCCGAGCGGTCTTCGACGCGCTCACTCCGGAGCAGGTACGGCAGTTCGCCGAGATCGGCGAGGCCATCGGCGACGCCCTGCAGCGTGTCGAGACCGCCGGGGCCGACCCGGCGGTACTGCCCTGGCGTCGCCGGTAG
- a CDS encoding cytochrome P450: MTSALGEPADGPTADTPEYDIARPARCPLDPAPAMRARQAEGPLVRVRLWDGSTPWLVTGHDAHRAVLSDPRVSVDPFQPGAPKLSPGEAAATEHLLKQNKRSTGTSFIMLDDPEHARLRRMATSAFTIKRVEAIRRPTQRIVDDVLDRLLDGPRPTDLVEAFALPVPSLVISELLGVPYDDHDFFQSNSKALINRDTPAEERRAAQQRLADYLDGLLGEKLAHPREDLLSGLAGRVKAGELSREEATEMGVLMLFAGHETTANMITLGTLALLRHPDQLALLRDSEDPRLIAGAVDELLRYLTITHGGLRRVALEDIEIAGQVIRAGEGIIPVNETANRDPSVFPDPDRLDLTRDARRHVTFGFGVHQCLGQPLARMELQVVYPTLLRRIPTLALATELDRIPFKHDGFVYGAYELPVTW, translated from the coding sequence GTGACCAGTGCGTTAGGCGAACCGGCGGACGGACCCACGGCGGACACCCCGGAGTACGACATCGCCAGGCCCGCGCGGTGCCCGCTGGACCCCGCGCCCGCCATGCGGGCCCGGCAGGCCGAAGGACCGCTGGTACGGGTCCGGTTGTGGGACGGGAGCACGCCCTGGCTCGTGACCGGTCATGACGCACACCGGGCGGTGCTGTCCGACCCGAGGGTCAGCGTGGACCCCTTCCAGCCCGGTGCGCCGAAGCTCTCACCGGGGGAGGCCGCGGCGACCGAGCATCTGCTGAAGCAGAACAAACGCTCGACCGGCACGAGCTTCATCATGCTGGACGACCCCGAACACGCCAGGCTGCGCCGGATGGCCACGTCCGCGTTCACCATCAAGCGCGTCGAGGCGATCCGCAGGCCCACCCAGCGGATCGTGGACGACGTGCTCGACCGACTGCTCGACGGCCCCAGGCCGACCGATCTCGTCGAGGCGTTCGCGCTGCCGGTGCCGTCGCTGGTGATCTCCGAACTGCTCGGCGTGCCGTACGACGACCACGACTTCTTCCAGTCCAACAGCAAGGCCCTGATCAACCGGGACACGCCCGCCGAGGAGCGGAGGGCCGCCCAGCAGCGGCTGGCCGACTACCTGGACGGCCTGCTGGGCGAGAAGCTCGCCCACCCCCGTGAGGACCTGCTCTCCGGGCTCGCCGGGCGCGTCAAGGCGGGCGAGCTGTCCCGGGAGGAGGCGACGGAGATGGGGGTGCTGATGCTGTTCGCGGGCCATGAGACCACCGCGAACATGATCACGCTCGGCACCCTGGCCCTGCTCCGGCACCCGGACCAACTGGCCCTCCTGCGCGACAGCGAGGACCCCAGGCTCATCGCCGGCGCGGTGGACGAACTGCTCCGCTACCTCACCATCACCCACGGCGGACTGCGCCGGGTGGCGCTGGAGGACATCGAGATCGCCGGCCAGGTCATCCGCGCCGGCGAAGGCATCATCCCGGTCAACGAGACCGCCAACCGCGATCCGTCCGTCTTCCCCGACCCCGACCGACTGGACCTCACACGCGACGCCCGCCGCCACGTGACCTTCGGCTTCGGCGTCCACCAGTGCCTCGGCCAACCCCTGGCCCGTATGGAACTCCAGGTCGTCTACCCCACCCTCCTGCGCCGGATCCCCACCCTGGCCCTGGCCACCGAACTGGACCGGATCCCGTTCAAGCACGACGGATTCGTCTACGGCGCCTACGAGCTGCCCGTCACCTGGTGA
- a CDS encoding maleylpyruvate isomerase N-terminal domain-containing protein, whose protein sequence is MDLFSASWSALRTAVAGLPDEDFERPSGCVGWLVRDLVCHLVIDAQDVLITLATPTDAEPTVDAVTYWHVEDRPPTGEDPLDALTVRLAAAYEEPRLLKFHLDDVGSAAGRAAELADPGVRVGTRDEVLTVGDYLTAYVLEWRLHHLDLIAHLPDAPEPPAAGLARSRALLERIAGVAFPASFTDKDALVVGTGRRAATDAERAELGEPAAKLPLVLG, encoded by the coding sequence GTGGATCTCTTCTCAGCCTCTTGGTCGGCCTTGCGCACGGCGGTCGCGGGACTCCCGGACGAGGACTTCGAGCGGCCGTCCGGTTGCGTCGGCTGGCTGGTGCGGGATCTCGTCTGTCATCTGGTCATCGACGCGCAGGACGTGCTGATCACCCTCGCCACGCCCACCGACGCGGAGCCGACCGTCGACGCGGTGACCTACTGGCACGTCGAGGACCGGCCACCGACCGGCGAGGACCCGCTCGACGCGCTGACCGTCCGGCTGGCCGCCGCCTACGAGGAACCGCGTCTGCTCAAGTTCCACCTCGACGACGTCGGCTCGGCCGCCGGGCGCGCCGCCGAACTCGCCGATCCCGGCGTCCGGGTGGGCACGCGCGACGAGGTCCTCACCGTGGGCGACTATCTCACCGCGTACGTGCTGGAGTGGAGGCTGCACCACCTCGACCTGATCGCGCATCTGCCGGACGCGCCGGAACCGCCCGCGGCGGGCCTGGCGCGATCCCGTGCGCTGCTGGAGAGGATCGCCGGCGTCGCGTTCCCCGCGTCGTTCACCGACAAGGACGCGCTTGTCGTCGGCACGGGCCGTCGGGCAGCGACCGACGCGGAGCGGGCCGAACTCGGCGAGCCGGCCGCGAAACTGCCGCTCGTCCTCGGCTGA
- a CDS encoding ArsR/SmtB family transcription factor: MPNQAAGGSHRAAPVHTDPEEVPVLAALSAVADPVRIQLIRELAGSADWTRSCGSFDVPVGKAALSHHFSVLRGAGLVEQRDEGPKRVNRLRREEFDARFPGLLDLLLRDDDTDAG, from the coding sequence ATGCCGAACCAGGCTGCGGGCGGAAGTCACCGCGCGGCACCGGTGCACACCGATCCCGAGGAGGTGCCCGTCCTGGCCGCGCTGTCGGCGGTCGCCGATCCCGTACGCATCCAGCTGATCCGCGAGTTGGCGGGCTCCGCCGACTGGACGCGCAGCTGCGGCAGCTTCGATGTGCCCGTCGGCAAGGCCGCGCTCAGCCACCACTTCTCGGTACTGCGCGGCGCCGGTCTGGTCGAACAGCGGGACGAGGGGCCCAAGCGCGTCAACCGCCTGCGCCGCGAGGAGTTCGACGCCCGTTTTCCCGGCCTGCTGGACCTGCTCCTCCGTGACGACGACACCGACGCCGGGTGA
- a CDS encoding DUF6069 family protein → MSAVSQSTATRRGPLVVVGGVLVAVVLSSLVNAVIAVLGRAVGAPDDFQPLDPGSYIFLTTVGVVAGAIGWGIVRKVSGNAEGVFRWLVPVVVVASFVPDFLLFDAGGVTGVVALLLMHVAVAVIAVTVYRRVLPLS, encoded by the coding sequence ATGTCCGCTGTTTCCCAGAGCACCGCCACCCGCCGAGGCCCGCTGGTCGTGGTGGGCGGTGTCCTGGTCGCCGTCGTGCTGTCCTCCCTGGTGAACGCGGTGATCGCCGTACTGGGGCGCGCGGTGGGCGCGCCGGACGACTTCCAGCCGCTCGACCCGGGCTCGTACATCTTCCTGACGACCGTCGGCGTGGTGGCGGGCGCGATCGGATGGGGGATCGTCCGCAAGGTGTCCGGGAACGCCGAGGGCGTGTTCCGGTGGCTCGTCCCGGTCGTAGTCGTGGCGTCGTTCGTGCCCGACTTCCTCCTCTTCGACGCCGGCGGCGTGACCGGGGTCGTCGCCCTGCTCCTGATGCACGTCGCCGTCGCGGTGATCGCGGTGACCGTGTACCGCAGGGTCCTGCCCCTGAGCTAG
- a CDS encoding SpoIIE family protein phosphatase: MATRNVEPRSRVERPEPASSGTLTTSEETADRETLSLVLEQARTGLDGVGALVHGYHREDGELRLIAVDGISAASAGPWAELPEGHDAAPAVAVRRSVSVWVGGDPLGIGATGTLSVSLPGADRLVGVLSVLTAGDGEPDEVHQSFLRTIARWAGVHLSGRPGAPLGHEPLGPERPVQMGELTSALAEAVTARDVIDAFASHVLPPFGADGLVFYALEADRLQLVGALGYPREFLRAAQVLPVSAHATILDVVGTRVPQFIESKADFLRRYPTESPLSELSPKEAWSFMPLVASGQVVGVCVVSFSEPHPFSDEERTLLTAVSGLVGQALERARLYDAEHARAQELQRGLLPRTLPRLPAVSAAARYLPAGRDTQVGGDWYDLIPLSADRVAMVIGDVMGHGITEAATMGRLRTAVRTLADLDMPPDELFGRLNDMVRDLGEDSYATCLYLVFDPVARTCSYSLAGHPPPIVVLPDGTLHSPDPSPDPPLGAACPPFDLHHLDLPEESLLVLCTDGLIESADRDVEQGLAQLRQTLSRAAARTGQFGPADQAGDVRRLEELCDTVVAALLPDREQTADDAGLLIAHTRCTDAGDVASCDLPEDPRAAGQARAYVRRQLADWKLDDLTLTTELLVSELVGNVVRHAKGPIRLRLLRSTSLTCEVYDGSLTTPRIQHATYTDEGGRGLQLVATLSRRWGARYLQDGKCIWVEQELPVRSQPQA; the protein is encoded by the coding sequence GTGGCGACTCGGAACGTCGAGCCCCGAAGCCGCGTGGAGCGGCCCGAACCCGCGTCCTCCGGCACCCTGACGACCTCGGAGGAGACGGCCGACAGGGAGACCTTGTCCCTCGTGCTGGAACAGGCCAGGACCGGCCTGGACGGCGTGGGCGCCCTTGTGCACGGCTACCACCGCGAGGACGGTGAACTGCGCCTGATCGCGGTCGACGGGATCAGCGCGGCGAGTGCCGGGCCGTGGGCCGAACTGCCCGAGGGGCATGACGCGGCGCCCGCAGTGGCCGTGCGGCGCTCGGTGTCGGTCTGGGTGGGCGGGGACCCGCTGGGCATCGGGGCGACCGGTACGCTCTCGGTGTCCCTCCCCGGTGCCGATCGGCTGGTCGGTGTGCTCTCCGTGCTGACGGCGGGGGACGGCGAGCCGGACGAGGTCCATCAGTCCTTCCTGCGCACGATCGCGCGGTGGGCCGGCGTGCATCTGAGCGGCAGGCCCGGCGCTCCGCTGGGCCATGAGCCGCTCGGGCCGGAGCGGCCCGTACAGATGGGCGAGCTGACCAGCGCGCTCGCGGAGGCCGTCACAGCCCGGGACGTCATCGATGCCTTCGCGAGCCATGTCCTGCCCCCGTTCGGCGCCGACGGGCTGGTGTTCTACGCCCTGGAAGCCGACCGACTGCAATTGGTGGGTGCCCTCGGATACCCGCGGGAATTCCTCAGAGCGGCCCAGGTCCTCCCGGTCTCCGCGCACGCCACGATCCTCGACGTGGTCGGCACGCGCGTTCCCCAGTTCATCGAATCGAAGGCGGACTTCCTGCGGCGGTATCCGACCGAGAGCCCATTGAGTGAGCTGTCGCCCAAGGAGGCCTGGTCGTTCATGCCGTTGGTCGCCTCCGGGCAGGTCGTGGGTGTGTGCGTGGTGTCCTTCAGCGAACCGCATCCCTTCAGCGACGAGGAGCGCACCCTGCTGACCGCCGTCAGCGGTCTGGTCGGACAGGCCCTGGAGCGGGCGCGCCTGTACGACGCCGAGCACGCCCGCGCCCAGGAACTCCAGCGCGGCCTGCTGCCGAGGACACTGCCCCGGCTGCCCGCCGTCAGCGCCGCCGCCCGCTATCTGCCTGCGGGGCGGGACACGCAGGTGGGCGGTGACTGGTACGACCTGATTCCGTTGTCGGCGGACCGGGTCGCCATGGTGATCGGTGATGTCATGGGCCATGGCATCACCGAGGCGGCCACCATGGGCCGGCTGCGCACCGCCGTACGGACCCTCGCCGATCTGGACATGCCGCCCGACGAGCTGTTCGGCCGTCTCAACGACATGGTCCGCGACCTGGGCGAGGACTCGTACGCCACGTGCCTGTACCTCGTCTTCGACCCTGTCGCGCGCACGTGTTCGTACTCTCTGGCCGGGCACCCGCCGCCGATCGTCGTTCTGCCCGACGGCACTCTGCACAGCCCCGACCCGTCGCCCGATCCACCGCTGGGTGCGGCCTGTCCCCCGTTCGACCTGCACCATCTGGACCTGCCAGAGGAGAGCCTGCTCGTCCTGTGCACCGACGGGCTCATCGAGTCCGCCGACCGGGACGTGGAGCAGGGGCTGGCCCAGCTCCGGCAGACCCTGTCCCGGGCGGCGGCCCGTACCGGCCAGTTCGGACCCGCCGATCAGGCGGGGGACGTCCGGCGTCTCGAAGAGCTCTGCGACACGGTCGTCGCGGCCCTGCTGCCCGACCGCGAGCAGACGGCCGACGACGCCGGGCTGCTGATCGCCCACACCCGGTGCACCGACGCGGGTGACGTGGCCTCCTGTGACCTCCCGGAGGATCCCCGGGCGGCGGGCCAGGCTCGCGCCTATGTCCGCCGACAGCTGGCCGACTGGAAGCTGGACGATCTGACGCTCACGACGGAACTGCTGGTGAGCGAGCTGGTCGGCAACGTCGTCCGGCACGCCAAGGGCCCGATCCGGCTACGCCTGCTGCGCAGCACCTCTCTGACCTGCGAGGTGTACGACGGCAGCCTCACCACTCCCCGCATCCAGCACGCCACCTACACGGACGAGGGCGGACGCGGCCTGCAGCTCGTCGCCACGCTGTCCCGACGCTGGGGCGCCCGCTACCTCCAGGACGGCAAGTGCATCTGGGTGGAGCAGGAGCTCCCGGTCCGATCCCAGCCGCAGGCCTAG
- a CDS encoding quinone oxidoreductase family protein has protein sequence MRAVEFQEYGAPEVLKVVEAETPEPGPGQVTIDAVYAGVNFADLKARAEGYRVESLPYRPGLEVSGRVRAVGDGVEGLRPGQEVAALVGGGAYAEVVVADAVTVFPLPEGLDLRTSATLPTVVPTAHALLHEVGRLRAGETVLVHGAAGGIGTVAGQLARAAGASAVYGVVSSAAKAEHALKHGYDEVFTTDTFADDVRRVTGGRGVDLVLDPVGGDTLQRGLDTLAVFGRLVSFGNASGSEPWHVGQPELYARGRSVGGFSVLSLAQSAPEALRALAERAFRTVADGTVNLPVTAEFALSEAAEAHRLMGGRTSTGKLLLRISG, from the coding sequence ATGCGCGCAGTCGAGTTCCAGGAGTACGGCGCCCCCGAGGTGCTGAAGGTCGTGGAGGCCGAGACCCCCGAGCCCGGGCCGGGTCAGGTGACCATCGACGCCGTCTATGCCGGCGTGAACTTCGCCGACCTCAAGGCGCGGGCAGAGGGGTACCGGGTGGAGTCGCTGCCCTACCGTCCGGGGCTGGAGGTCTCCGGACGGGTCCGGGCCGTCGGTGACGGTGTCGAGGGTCTGCGCCCGGGGCAGGAGGTCGCGGCCCTGGTCGGCGGCGGCGCGTACGCGGAGGTGGTCGTCGCCGACGCCGTCACCGTCTTCCCGCTCCCCGAGGGCCTGGATCTGCGGACCTCCGCCACACTGCCCACGGTGGTGCCGACCGCGCACGCCCTGCTCCACGAGGTGGGGCGGCTGCGGGCCGGGGAGACCGTGCTGGTGCACGGCGCGGCGGGCGGTATCGGCACGGTGGCCGGGCAGTTGGCGCGGGCGGCGGGTGCCAGCGCGGTGTACGGCGTGGTGTCCTCCGCGGCCAAGGCCGAGCACGCGCTCAAGCACGGCTACGACGAGGTGTTCACCACCGACACGTTCGCCGACGACGTCCGCCGGGTCACCGGCGGCAGGGGCGTCGACTTGGTGCTCGACCCGGTGGGCGGCGACACCCTGCAGCGCGGCCTCGACACACTGGCCGTCTTCGGGCGCCTGGTGTCCTTCGGCAACGCGAGCGGGTCCGAGCCGTGGCACGTCGGCCAGCCCGAACTCTACGCGCGGGGCCGTTCGGTCGGCGGCTTCTCCGTCCTGAGCCTCGCGCAGTCCGCGCCCGAGGCGCTGCGCGCCCTCGCCGAGCGCGCCTTCCGCACGGTCGCCGACGGCACGGTGAACCTTCCTGTCACCGCGGAGTTCGCGCTGTCGGAGGCGGCCGAGGCCCATCGGCTGATGGGCGGGCGTACGTCGACGGGCAAGCTGCTGCTGCGGATCTCCGGCTGA